Part of the Candidatus Krumholzibacteriota bacterium genome is shown below.
CTTTGAGCTATGGGGCATTCCGGTGGAAATTCATATAAGCTGGCTTCTTGTCTTCATACTTGTAACATGGAGCTTTGCCACCGGTGTTTATCCCGAGTCTTATGGTGGCACTTTCTCCTCCACTCAGTTATGGATCATGTCTTTTCTGACGGCTGTTCTTTTATTCCTGTCGATACTTCTTCATGAGTTCAGTCATTCTGTTGTTGCTGTCCGAAATGGTCTTCCTATCGGAAAAATCACATTATTTATGTTCGGAGGAGTAGCTCAGATGCGCCGTGAGGTTGAAAGTCCTTCCGTGGAACTTAAGATGGCCTCAGCGGGACCCGCGATGACCCTTGTGCTGATAGGTGTTTATTACTTGCTGGGCGTAATTTTCAGATCTTTCGACACCCTTTTTGTGTTGTTCAGTTCTCTCGCGTTTATAAACGGAGCGATTCTTGTTTTCAATATGATTCCGGGATTTCCACTTGACGGCGGAAGAATACTGAGGGCGGTTATCTGGCGTAAGACTGGCAATCTCCTCAGAGCAACAAAAACAGCCAGCCGGATTGGAAAGGGTTTCGCCTTTTTCCTGATCGGCATGGGCATTATCAGTTTTCTGGTTAAGGGTAATCTTATAGACGGTATCTGGCTGATGATAATCGGCGCTTTTCTAAGACAAGCCGCCGAAAGAAGCTACAAAGCCGTTATTTACCGGGAGGTCATGAATAGGTTTCAGGTTTCAGATATAGTAAGAAATGATGTTGTGACCGTTGGATTGTCAGTTGATCTGAAGACGCTTGTCGAGGATTATTTCAAGAAGTACCCCTTTCTCTCTTTTCCCGTCGTGGAAGATGGAGTTCTAGAGGGAATAATAAGACTCGATGATGTTAAGAAGGTTGACAGCGGCAGGTGGCCTGAAATGAAGACGGCGGATTTAGTAAACAGGAATATTTCAGATTACGCGATCCGGGCTTTTGATAACGCCGGGAAACTTCTCCGTTTTATACAAGAGGGAAAGTACGATTCTTTTCCGGTAATCGATGATTACGGAAGATTTACCGGCATTGTAACGAGGAGTGATTTCGAAGAAGCGGTGAGAGTTATGACTTCTCTTAGAAATTTGCCGGGTTAGTATCAATAAAGCTATATCACCCCTGAATCGGCGTAGTTTTCTATTGAGCTTAGAACTTAGGGGGCGCAGCCGATTTGACAGCAGGGCGTCTCTTGGCTGTCAGGTAACTAAATTTACTGAAGGTTATGATCTTTTCTGTTCTCGAAGTCTGTCTATTTCGCTTATCTGTTCGCGGGTGAGTCTGCTGGCGCCTCCAAGCAGTTCCGTGAACAAGGTCGTTCGAGCCGCCGCTTCAAGCGCTTCGATTTTACTAAAGGCGTCTTGAAGGGTCTGCCCAAGACAGACAGGTCCGTGATTCTTTATCATTATTACATCCCTGTTTGCCGCGGCTTCGAAGACCTCCCCGGCTAATTTTTCGGACCCCATAAGAGCATAAGGCACATTGGCTATTTGTCCCAGTATAAATCGTGATTCACCTGTGAGATTGGTTTTTATCTCTATGTTGGATGCTGACAGGATGGTTGCCCAAGGGGGATGAGCGTGTATAACGGCTTTGATATCATCGCGTCGTTTATAGATTTTAAGATGAAGGGAGGTTTCCATACTGGGTGTAAGGTCACCGGAAAGATTTCTGCCGTCATTTGAAACTTCACAAATACTCGCGGCTGTGACCCTTCCCTTGTCGAGCCCCGATGGAGTAACAAGGATCGAGTTTGCGCCGTTTCTCAGACTGATATTTCCTCCTAGCGCCGTTGTAAGTCCGCGCGCGTAGAGGCGGTTCATAAAGTAGGCGATTTCTTCTTTTTTCCCTGATGACATGGTATTTGCCTGTTTAAAATTGTCGTTCTATCTGTTATTCTTCATTACTATCATATAAATTAACAGAATAAAAGGAAATATAAAACGGTTCCGAGTGATTGAATCTTACTTGGGGAGGGGTATTGATATGAAATATCTGGTGATTACAACATGTCTCTTAATGTTGATGATATCGACGTCTGTTTCTTCGTTTGGAAAAAATAAGTCTATAGAAGAGACGAGGTGTCCCATGGATACTGTCGGGTATGCTGTTACACCTTCACAGACCGTGGCTGTTATAAATTTATGTGATTCCCTTGAAAACGCTCGATGTTTGGAGAATGAACGTTTACATCCCGTAATGTCCAAAAGGGAGTTGATCGCCGCGGTCTGCCCGCATGACGATTATCTGTATGCCGCTCCCGTTTATTTTCACGTGATGAGAGAAATTACAGCCCCTGTGATTTTAATGATTGGCGTTTCTCACCGTGCCAGACATATGGGGATAGAGGGGAAATTGATTTTTGATGATTTTAAAACCTGGAAAGGTCCCTATGGAAAAGTAAAGGTTTCCAGTCTCAGGGATGATATTATTGAGGCTCTTCCGCCGGAAATTGTTATTGTTGACGGCGATATTCACGCGGAGGAACATTCTCTTGAGGCTTTTCTGCCCTTCCTGCAGTATCCGGGATTCCCTGACAGAAATAAAGCCCTGGAGAGGAGAAATTATTCTTTTCCGAGGATTATTCCCATTCTTGTTACCAGATTTAAGGGGGAATCGCAGGGGAAAGCAGCCGGCAGGCTCGCCTCAGTTCTGAAAAAAGAGATGGAAGAGAGGGGTTGGATTCTGGGAGAAGACCTGCAGATTCTTATTTCAGCCGATTGCGTGCACTATGGAGATAAAAAATGGGGCGGGCGCAATTTCGCGCCTTTCGGAACGGATGACCAAGGGTATGAGAAGGCCTTAAAACAGGAAATGAAGGTAATAGATTCATCTTTAACGGGTGTAATAGATGATAAAAGGATAAATCGATTCAGATCTCTGGTTGAGAGGGATGACCCTGAGTTCCCCTATAAAATCCCGTGGTGCGGGGTTTATTCGATTCCTTTCGGTTTGAGTACCGCCCGCAGGTTGTGTGAACTTGTAGGCCGTGAACCCCCGGAGGGGTTTTTGCTGAAATATCAGACCAGCCTGGAACCTGGAAGGATCAACCCTGAACCTGACGGACTTGGAGTAACAAACATTAATACACTTCATCATTGGGTTGGATACGCGGCTGTGGGTTACTGGTAAAGTATGTCAGCCGGGGAATAATTCTATTACATCACCCTGATTAGAATGGGTTTCGGACAGTGTGTTTGGAGGAAGCTCAATCGCGCCGATAGCACCGTCGGCTGATTCCGTGAAACAGCCCGGGGGGAAGTTTCTCAATATCCTTATTATTCTTCTGTTTTTATCGATAAAAATTATATCTACCGGTTTTTTCATTCCTACGGTATAGATTCCGCTGCATTGATGCAGCCACAACGCGCATCCCGTTGGTATTCCGTAATTATTTATCCGCGTGAGTGTTTTCTTGAAATTTGAAGCTAGAGTAAGGAGAGTGTCTCCAAGTATGGTGTTTTGTGTTAGATTCAGAACAGACATTTATTCTCCTCTATACAAAAACTCCTATTATTACTACGGCGAGAGTTGACATCGCGAGCATTGTTTTCCAGGGTCCTATCCTGATATTTTTTGTCATTTGTTCTCCATCCTCATACTTATATTCTAATCCGTCAGGTTGTCCGTTTTCATTATCCATTCTGGATGCTTCTATTCGGGAGAGCTGAGATGTAAGATTTTCTTGTGCCGGAATAGTAAACTGAAGTAAGAGTGCCGGATTTCGAAAATTAGACAGGACCATAAGCTGTCGCGATTTAAAAAGCTTTGAAATGGCAAGAAAGGTAAAGAGAATAATAAAAACAAGTATTGAACCGAGGGGGCCTGTAATTGCTCCGGCCGCGGCTGAATAAAGAAATCCCAATTTTGACGTTTTTTTATAGAATCTGATCGGTGTTGTAAGTAAAAGTGATATAAAAATACCCGAAACTGAGAAATAAACACCACTTATTCCATCTCTGAACGCGTGAACAGCCAGCGACATTACCGCCGTGAATATTATTGCTGTAAGAACCTTCTTTTTCGGCCTGCTCGTTATAATTATCATAATGAAGGCAACAGCCAGAATTTTAAGAATCAAAGTCTGCAAATGATATGTTCCCATCGACACCCTTCCTTTTTGCTTAATACTGTTTCTTCTTTTATAGCAGAAACAAGAAATGTTCCTTAATCCGGCCCCTAATCACCTGGGAAAAAGAGCGGTTTTATTACCTAGATCAAATTATGTAATTATTTTTATTACAGCGAGTTACAGAGGTTGATAAAACGGATTATTATTATAAGCGCAAATTTTAATAAATATACCGGAGTTTGGAATCAAATATTGTGGGGAAATTCCACCATGTAATCCCGGTGGTATAGGGAGCATTGGTGATTGTTACTACTTTTTTGACTCGTGTGTTGAAAGCATTTCGCGTAATTTAGTGCTGTTCCTTAATGTGCCTCATCGCGTCTTGTGATTTCCCCTTCAGAATCCTCTTCTTCATCTGCTTTTAAGTACTTAAAGACAGTTTTCTCCTTAAAGAGCAGGAACGGGAGTATAGCGCCGATTATGGCGGGCACGGTATAGGAGTGTCCGAATATCGCCGCTGAAATAAGAATTGAAGCTATGGGAATATTTAATCCTGAAGCGAGTATACCTGATATACAGGAGACGATAACCGCGTAATACGCGCTTGATCCCGGCTCGATACCTGAGATGCTGCAGAGAAACGCTCCGCATCCCGCTCCTATAATAAGTATGGGAGCTGTAAGGCCTCCGCTCATTCCGCTTCCCACCGTTAGTGAAGTTACCATAATCTTTAATATCACGAAGCTGATGATGATAAGCGGTATGTTGCCGAAATTAATAGATAGTAAAGAGAGGTCCTCTAGACTGCCGCCGGCAAAAATTCGAAAAAGGGGCATTGATGTTCCAAGCACCGCCTTTGCTCCGGAGAGCCATAGGACTGATACGGTTAAACACGAAAGGAGTACCGGAAAAGGCTGTCTCGCGGATATACTTTGAAACAGGTCTGAGATTTTATCAAATATTGTTATAAACAATAATCCCGCCGCGCTGCTTATTATTCCGGCAAGAGGCAGCAGCATTAAAATGTAGAGATCGTTTCTGAATGGAGCAGCGTGTACTCGAAAGACCGGCTCCAGTCCGAGTGAGAAAGAAGTGATTACGGCGATAACACCCGCCAGAATCGAAGGGAAAAGGTCTGAATATTTAAGTGATCTCTTACTTAATATCTCGACGGCAAAGAAAGCACCGCCGAGGGGCGATAAGAATATCGCGCTGATAATACCGCTCATACCGCATATTGCCGCCGCGCGAAGCGCTTCTTCGTGCCTTATCTTAAACACTGTAAGAACTTTTGAGTAGATCAGAGAGCTGATACCGGCGCCAATTCTTGATAGAGGACCGACTATTCCTCCGCTTCCGCATAAACCCAGGGTCAGAAGAGTCGCGGGTATTTTCAGCAATGTGGCAGGTGTGCTGAATTTACCGCCCTTTTGATTTATGGCTTTTATATAAGACGGTATTCCGTCATGTCCGGCATCTGAGTGGTATCTAAGTATTAATGACCCCAGAATAAACGCTCCGGCAACGGGTAATAAAAACCCCCATAGGTTGTCCGCGCGGTCGGTATATTTGCTTATAAATTTCAGAGTAGATGTAAAGGCTTCAACGATTACAGCTCCGCTGATTCCAGCCAGGACTGACAAAATAATCATCCCGGAGAATTTACCGATTGTGTTGACGGAGAATTTATCCATAGCGTACTATTTCTTAGATTATTTACAACCTTAACGATCGTCAGCGTTTTCTTTTTTCGATCAGTCTTAACATCTCTTCTTCCACGCGTTTCATATTCACTTCCCACAGGCCGCGGTCGATAATTTTACTTATATTGATTTTACGGGCTTTCCGCGTAAAATTTCTATCTTTAGCCGTTTTGACTACAGATTCCGCGAGTATGTCGGGGGCGCCGGTAGGCACTATCATTCCGTTTTCTCCGTCCTCGATCCATTCCCTGTTTCCTTCAAGGTCGGTTACAATAGGGGTCAAGCCGCTTGCCATCGCTTCGAGGAGGGAGACGGAAGTGGAATCGGAAAGCGATGTTGATATATATATATCGCTTTTTCTAAGCTCCCGTGAAAGTTCTTCCGGGCTGAGTCTTCCCTTAAAAGTGAATTTTTCGCCTACCCCGAGTCTGTCAACTTTTTTCTCGAGATTTTCACGTTCAGGCCCGTCCCCGCATATAATAAAGTAAGCGTTTATTTCATTTAAAATTTTGGGAGAGGCTTCTATTAAGAGTTCTATATTGTATATATTATAAAGATTACGAGTGCTTATTATCAATGTTTTACCGTTATCGGCTGATGGTTCGTTCTTTTCATCGGATGGATAGAAGAGATTCTTGTCTATACCGAAGTATATTTTGAGGATATTTTTCTTCATAGCGCCCGCCTCAGCCGCGATTCTTGAAAGATCCTCAGAGTCAGCCGTGATTAAATCCGCTTTTTCAATCGAGTAGTTTATCTGCAGTTTATGGATGAAGTGTTTTCTGTAATCCACGAGAAGGTCGGAG
Proteins encoded:
- a CDS encoding class II aldolase/adducin family protein; its protein translation is MSSGKKEEIAYFMNRLYARGLTTALGGNISLRNGANSILVTPSGLDKGRVTAASICEVSNDGRNLSGDLTPSMETSLHLKIYKRRDDIKAVIHAHPPWATILSASNIEIKTNLTGESRFILGQIANVPYALMGSEKLAGEVFEAAANRDVIMIKNHGPVCLGQTLQDAFSKIEALEAAARTTLFTELLGGASRLTREQISEIDRLREQKRS
- a CDS encoding DUF192 domain-containing protein; amino-acid sequence: MSVLNLTQNTILGDTLLTLASNFKKTLTRINNYGIPTGCALWLHQCSGIYTVGMKKPVDIIFIDKNRRIIRILRNFPPGCFTESADGAIGAIELPPNTLSETHSNQGDVIELFPG
- the amrB gene encoding AmmeMemoRadiSam system protein B, giving the protein MKYLVITTCLLMLMISTSVSSFGKNKSIEETRCPMDTVGYAVTPSQTVAVINLCDSLENARCLENERLHPVMSKRELIAAVCPHDDYLYAAPVYFHVMREITAPVILMIGVSHRARHMGIEGKLIFDDFKTWKGPYGKVKVSSLRDDIIEALPPEIVIVDGDIHAEEHSLEAFLPFLQYPGFPDRNKALERRNYSFPRIIPILVTRFKGESQGKAAGRLASVLKKEMEERGWILGEDLQILISADCVHYGDKKWGGRNFAPFGTDDQGYEKALKQEMKVIDSSLTGVIDDKRINRFRSLVERDDPEFPYKIPWCGVYSIPFGLSTARRLCELVGREPPEGFLLKYQTSLEPGRINPEPDGLGVTNINTLHHWVGYAAVGYW
- a CDS encoding site-2 protease family protein; the protein is MFKRSLRIFELWGIPVEIHISWLLVFILVTWSFATGVYPESYGGTFSSTQLWIMSFLTAVLLFLSILLHEFSHSVVAVRNGLPIGKITLFMFGGVAQMRREVESPSVELKMASAGPAMTLVLIGVYYLLGVIFRSFDTLFVLFSSLAFINGAILVFNMIPGFPLDGGRILRAVIWRKTGNLLRATKTASRIGKGFAFFLIGMGIISFLVKGNLIDGIWLMIIGAFLRQAAERSYKAVIYREVMNRFQVSDIVRNDVVTVGLSVDLKTLVEDYFKKYPFLSFPVVEDGVLEGIIRLDDVKKVDSGRWPEMKTADLVNRNISDYAIRAFDNAGKLLRFIQEGKYDSFPVIDDYGRFTGIVTRSDFEEAVRVMTSLRNLPG
- a CDS encoding glycosyltransferase; amino-acid sequence: MKGNFMRIAILGDGSLNHIKRWGGFFQKQGHEVLLLSFEKTVNSPVPVIHLRKNLPTDLLGYLSSLGTVKKKLGVFRPDIVNSLYISGYGLIGALCGYRPLVLSALGSDLLVDYRKHFIHKLQINYSIEKADLITADSEDLSRIAAEAGAMKKNILKIYFGIDKNLFYPSDEKNEPSADNGKTLIISTRNLYNIYNIELLIEASPKILNEINAYFIICGDGPERENLEKKVDRLGVGEKFTFKGRLSPEELSRELRKSDIYISTSLSDSTSVSLLEAMASGLTPIVTDLEGNREWIEDGENGMIVPTGAPDILAESVVKTAKDRNFTRKARKINISKIIDRGLWEVNMKRVEEEMLRLIEKRKR
- a CDS encoding chloride channel protein, producing MDKFSVNTIGKFSGMIILSVLAGISGAVIVEAFTSTLKFISKYTDRADNLWGFLLPVAGAFILGSLILRYHSDAGHDGIPSYIKAINQKGGKFSTPATLLKIPATLLTLGLCGSGGIVGPLSRIGAGISSLIYSKVLTVFKIRHEEALRAAAICGMSGIISAIFLSPLGGAFFAVEILSKRSLKYSDLFPSILAGVIAVITSFSLGLEPVFRVHAAPFRNDLYILMLLPLAGIISSAAGLLFITIFDKISDLFQSISARQPFPVLLSCLTVSVLWLSGAKAVLGTSMPLFRIFAGGSLEDLSLLSINFGNIPLIIISFVILKIMVTSLTVGSGMSGGLTAPILIIGAGCGAFLCSISGIEPGSSAYYAVIVSCISGILASGLNIPIASILISAAIFGHSYTVPAIIGAILPFLLFKEKTVFKYLKADEEEDSEGEITRRDEAH